Genomic window (Erythrolamprus reginae isolate rEryReg1 chromosome 3, rEryReg1.hap1, whole genome shotgun sequence):
aaaaaaatatataattctttTGCCATTGTTGGATAATTTTCATCCAGAACAATTTTTTtatcttctctctttgtttattgTGGATGCTTATTATATTAAGACTTTCAATAATTCATACAGTTTATGAACACAGAAAGCAAAAATAAGAATTATTACTTGCACTCTAAACCTGAAAGAGTTGCTCCCTACTATGTCAATATGGCTCATGAAAGTAATGTTGGCTATAATTTGGTATAGAAATATAATATCATCGGCTATGTAACAAAATGAACCTTgggacatttgtctgaaatttctGGTCAGTGTACTCTGGACAGCCATATTATTCCTTCCATCTCTTAGCATCCTGTACAGAAATCTGGGTACATGTGGAGAGGTATATAACAATTCAAAAGCTAGGATTAACCATGGGAAATAAAATTTAGTTACCGTTAAAATGAAcagaataatcaagaagaatttcAGATAGCACCATCAGAAGATCTGACTACTATCAATAGATACTGCTTTCTTAATCAGGGACTAGGTACATCTCCATGTTATTTAAACAAAGGAACTTAAAGTTTCACTTAAGTGTAAAAATAATGCCAAAGAGTTTTCGTCTCTTCTCTGTTGGTgttaatacagatagtccttgacttatgaccacagcggacctcaacatttctgttgcttaaGAGAcctctgccccattttacgatctttcttgccagcactgttaagtgaattactgcaatcattaagttaataacatggttattaagtaaatctggcttccccagttgactttgcttgtcaggaagtcACAACACGTGACCCCCCAGGGCACATCATAAACACGagtcacttgccaagcatctgaattttgatcatatgactttGAGGATGCTGCAACGGGAGCATTCTCACAGTGTGAAAAATGTGTGAAACATGGTCCTAAGgctcttttttcagtgctgctgtaacttcaaacagtcactaaatgaactgttgtcagtcgaggattatctgtatatGATTAAACAGTGGAATAGTagcagaaaagagagaaaaatgatttcagtgaggaaagaaaggaagaagaaaagaacatAAAGCATAAAAccaccaaggggaaaaaaagttgagCATGTGTTAAATTGAGAGAAATTAACACTGAAAATactaaacaaatttaaaatatagcCGTGTTGCCTATCTGGCATACAGGAAAGCAAAATGCCCTGCACATTCTGTAATGGAGGTACAGCTCTAAGAACGATGAAATGCAATGTTCCATCACAGATCAGTAAACATGTTGACCCAGACCTAGAGAAAGAATAAGTTTAATAAGCACCATTGAAGGCAAACATGCTGCCAACTCAATGAGGCTTAAGTAAAATTGTATTTCCCTAGGAATGAACACTCAAATGAATTTCAGTGCTACTAATGGATGATTGAGTTAGAATGCAGACCAATATGAGCCATTTGCAGCAAAAACTCACTTCTTTatcctaaaaaaaatatattaagaaatattgatTAGGGCTGACTGATGTTTGGGATTTGAAGACAAAATCGTTTGGCACTTCAGATTCAAAGCCATTTTCCTGACGCAGCCTcacattttttggggtgtgtgtgtgtgtctcctgaAGGTTTGGTGTGTGATTCTGGAAAAAGATGGGTTTGGTTTAAGGAGTTGCAGATAAGCGCTGTTTGTACTTTTGGGCACTCTGAATCAGCTTTTTCACCTTCACATCTAAAACACTGCCCAGCCCTACCATTTATAGCAGGGGACTCCAActgtggcaacttttaagacttgtggacttcaactcccagaattcctcagccagctttgctgggagttgaagtccacaagtcttaaaagttgccaaggttggagtcccCTGATTTATAGCATTGGGAATGGACCCACTCTGTTTTACAAACCATTCAAAAACAATCTGTCAGCTTCAGGGGGATCCAAACAAGAGTTTAAAGAAGGATTCCCAAGAATGAGCAAAATGTTTTAAAACCGAATTACGAATTTAGTTTCTAAAAGCATTTTTAATGTTCCAAAACATGTCACTGTATTACTGATAAAACCAATCATAATGattttttttgaaagaaaatgtttttctttctttttttaaaaaaaatatcctgattGCAATTGTGTTATATAAACTTGAGCAATGCATTCAATAGGTCTCAACACATAATTCAAGTTGACTACTGCATACATTTGCTCCGCACAGCATGAAAAAGGGAAAAGGCTACTGTCCTTGAGCATCCCTATGTCCATACCCAACTGATcctggagaggaggaagaaaatggcCTTGTTCAGTCCAGATTGCTTTCCCTTCTCCTGCAGCAGCTAATCAGCACTGTTTGTTGCTGATCATATTATACCCCAGTGGGGAATGAGAGGTGGAAAATGCTCACGCTCAGAAGCTAGCATTTCTGCTGTACTCAGTCATCAATAGCTTGGGGACCTTGCCAGCAAGCAATTGTTTAATAAcaagaataacaacaataataatagcacgATTTGGACTACTCAGTTCCCTGAGAAACTATTGTGCTACAGAAACCCATTGGAACTACAAGACAGAGAGAATAAAATCTCAGGAATctgatttttaaaactgttttccaCTTGATTCTTCTAACACGAGAGTGGTACCTTGAATTGGTAGCACCTGGGCCTTTCTTTCTGCCATGCAGAATATGCCCATGTGGTGCTACCAGAAACACAACCAAATGCAATGCCAAATCTATACAACTGACAGCTCCTGTATTCTTATCACCGTAGGGCCGAATCCCCATCACTGCCTGATGCAAACTGAAATGAGCTCTGAGCCATCTATGATCAAGAATCATTGTGGGTGTTTGTTACTGAACCATTTGTTCCACTTGAAGTGGTCCCATAACTGTCCTTGGTTTATGGTGCCCTGCTGAGTATGGTCACAGCAGCGGCGGTAATTTTATCATTTCTTGTGAAGCTTCTGGACAGGCTTTTGCTCCCACAATAATGCCTATTGAAACAAACTTTACATTAAACACTGTAGAATTTCTGAGTCCTTCAGAAACCTGTCTGGGTGCAGGCTAAATTCAGGATTGTCCTTCTGCTGCACAGTCATACATGGCCCTCTGATTCACTGCCTTCAATCACTGTCTTCTTAAGCTCAATGTCTGAAGATggcttttcctccttctcttctgtaGTTTTACTGGCCTCCTCCTACAGCCAATAACAAATGCCCCATGTGGGCGTTAGGGGAGAGGTACAAGCataagtttaaaaaacaacaggCCTTTCAGTCTAAACTGATCAATGAAAAAGAAATTACTTGCtaggaatactttttaaaatttgctaAAACAAAGATGGCTATGGGACTCAGAATGGAAAATGAAAGTTGTTTACACAACCTCTGAATCACACAGTGATTGACAAAACCCCTGAACTTTCTAAATATATATCTGGTATAAATTGGAAGTATATGAAATATTATGTATGTCCTATAATACAAAGCTGCACTTTGGGCACATGAAAAGTGATACTTTAGAGGTACTTCACTGTTCTTTGTTAACTATTTTGATTACCGTTACATATAAATAAACAGAAATCCTTTAAAGGAATAATTTCTACTGTCATAATAACACAACTGCAATTATTTCATTCCTACTTTTGTATAAAGGTTACAAGAATTTTAGCAATGTTACCGGATTATtggaaataatttataataaatgaatGTGACTGAAGCTTGACATTTTATATGCATCAAACAAAGGAAATTGTATTATTACAATGATTATGTACAATTCCATAAGAAATCCTGTAATTTAACAATGGTTGGAAGGGGGCCATACTGGCATGGTGCAAACCTTTGCATCTCTCTCTGCAAATTTCTTGAACATGTTGGCATATATCTTTCGGTCCCGTTCATTGTGCTCCTTTGTTTTCTTCTGACACATGGTAATTTGTGACTTGGCTGCCTTATTCTGTGGATTCACTTCTAGCACTCTCTGAAAGTCACATTTTGCCAACTCAAATTCATTCATGAGCAGTCTTGCTTCTCCTCTTCGGTACAAGCCCTTTTCATTGGCTTGGTCCAGTGCTAATGCCTGCAAACAAACATTCTTATAattaacataaattaaaagtGGGAAAATTCCCTCATAATAAATGACATGGTTACTAATGCCAGTACCAAAACTATGAACCTCAgctattttaaaaataggaaaataaaacTAAAGTTTCATACTGTATATGCTAAATTTTACAGTGTAATTATCAGAATTAGAAACCAAAATTCagaagctgttgtggttagctctggcccagctcctgccccaaggactgtagatgtgggggagacatccacatgctgcaggcctgttttgcccccccccccgtggaatctggtgatgaagactcctctgaccaagaagacatgagtgacagggaggaggagagtgtggcagacagctcagaaggagatcaattatctagctcctccttggattcagaacaagagttaatgatacagccacgcatgcggagagcgatgcataggcaacaacaactgagagattattatcaaagaaaatgaggccacctgtggttgggtggggctgtgataattagtgaggctgctataaatagcagcctgtgggtttggccattgtggaggattatctgatccttgtgtttcatgactgctttactgactttgaccttttgtgtgctgatttttcccagctttgaaactaaaccagagcaaagtgtgtttcactttgtgaaagaagaaggactgtgaattgcctcacagctgcaagctaagtatcacagaactgataagggacttgtacaaattagcagtttgtttggagatgagtgctctttgctataccaaaagagggcttggtttaagtgaattttcattataaagaacattgttttgaattttcaaacgtgtgtgtgtctgaaatttgtacctgtgaatttttgggaggagtgtacggAACAGAAGCAGAATGTTTTTATCAGATTTTTACAATGTCACATATACTTCCATAGAAATAAGAACAATATTACAATAAAAGCAAAGTAAAAATGTATCATAGCAATCTGTCTCTCAAGTATTCTGTCATTAACACTTCTAAAAATCTATTACACTAATcttcaaaatggattttttttgcaCCAAAGGCAACTGATATTTAGATATTGTGAAGCACAGGCTTTTACAGCtacaaatgaaatattctagaaATAGCAATATGATACTATGACTAAATGTAAATGGATATAATGCTTAAAACTTCAAATGGAGGCTCAACAGAAAACTTACAggcaaagtttgtatgatgacTCATAAAACCCAGATATTTATAGTGTTGTCCAAAAACACATGTCTTTCTTTCATATAATTATCTCAGTAACATAAATGTCCTGTCTCATTTTTAACACATTGTTCTAGCTGTACTATATTCAGAAATCTGTACACTTGAGCAATAACTTGGAAGAAAAAGCTTTAAGCTTGTAATGATGAAAAACAATACTGAACAAAAATCAAGATATTTACTACACTGTTCAGATAAATGATACAAAAGTCAGCTGTCAGTTTTATCTTATGCTTAAAACaaaattttaagcattgatttggatgaaggaATTGGGACATTCACAAACTATGCAGGTGAGAAAAGCTTGGGTGAGGTGGCTAATTTAGATCAGGCGTATCAAACCCTTGTCATCATGGTGTTGTCACACgatgtatcacaactttccccccctttgctaaactgggtgtgggcatggccagtgcatgatgcatctggcctgcagcCCGCAAATTTAACAGGCCTGGTTTAGATTAAAAAGAAGTTTAAAAAGTATCTACTGTTAAGCCTCCCGCACAAGACTAGTATGAATAAGACATGTAAAGTTGTATGTCTAGGtaggaaaaatataaaacacttctacAACTTGTGGGAGATTTGACTTaggagttgttgtggttagctctggcccagctcatgccccaaggaatgtgcaggtggatgtggggaaaacatccacatcccgcggcctgttttgctcccgatagaatctgctgacgaagtctcctctgatcaaggaagtgtgagtgacagggaagaggggagtttggtagacagcccaggtggagatcaatcttccttatcattccTGGAtactgaacaagaacttatgacagacccatgcatgcgagaacacctgaaggattattacaggagataagtgaggccacctgtggttgggtggtgctgctgtaattagtgctacagataaaaagagcagcgtgctgatttagccttgtggaagtttatctgattcatagttcgtcaagttcgtggttttgctgtttccctgttcaagactgtgtgtggactttctggactttggaattggactcaatttcccaattactgggtgagaaattgaattgcatttaacctgtgccttgtgtgtaccagaaaatccctttgacatttaaaaagggagttttttctgctttcctgttgataaagacttttggttttctttctatcgtgtggtgtgtgtttttctggactaattaccctgtaattacaggcaatTGGgaccagcgttccccgtaagctgcacgcATGCGCACGtgtgcaccccaaaatacccccctgcgcaccctttttcacaggcgtgcgctccccatccccctgccagcccgcgtgtgtgtgtgcgggggcagggaggtgccggcagtaggaggaaagggagccgcggccgcccctgcctcccctccggccccctcgcatccctggcctctcggccctgccccccgcccagccgatccgccccctctcctcttccgccacctcctgccttggggtgcgactaCTTCCGCGGCGGCTGTGGcttctcgggacgaaagcgctcccagccagggggctgcgagagagggctttctccgtgcgcttcgggaatgcccggcctgcccctctcgcagcccctttgctgggagcgctttcgtcccgagctttcagcaagggggctgcagtagaggcagggcaggcgttcccgaagtgctcggagaaagcgctctcgcagccccctcactgacagagagagagagagaaagtaagtgagaaagagagagagagagaaaggggtggagagagatagcaagagagagaagagaaagaaagcaagagagatagaaagaaagagtgagagataaagaaagcaatagaaagagagaaagaaaacaggagagagagcaagagagagatagaaagggagggagagagaaagtgagaaaaagagcaagagggggagagagcaagagagagaaatgactcttgatttaaaacatatggtaaaaagcacacaaataataacagagaaaaaaacccccagccgtgtgtgtgtgtgtgtgtgtgtgtgtgaactcttgaaccatttccaatagctcacctgttattggaaatggttcaagagttcacacacacacacacaaggggggaggagacagggatggaaaaagagaagatagtaataatagtaatagattttggttttgttttattattaatttttttaaataaaaaaagaagtgatttttttcttatttgtttatttgtttatttatttgtttgtttgtttgtttgtttatttatacttctatgccgcccagtcccaaagggactgtcgctcagacactatacttttccgcccacaccgaaaaaaaattagagggaacatttgtTGGGACAGGCCGGCAGAACAGGAGTAGTATATGAGTGTCCTTATCAGTCACAAGTTAAATACGAACCCAACAGGGTAATGCATCTGCAGCATGGCAAATGCTACCTTGGAATGTGTTAATGGGAACACAGGCTACACCGTAGGAAGCAATTGTTCCATTCAAATCTGCTTAGGTCAGACCCATTTGAAGTACTGTCTCCCATTCCGATTAGCAAAAAGGACAGTGAGGAATTGAAGTAACTTCAGCAGAGGGCTACCAAGATGATGTAAGCTCTGAAAATTACGGATCTTAGCAGCTTAGTCTACAGAAAAAACAACTGATGGGCAATGCAATAACAATCTGTAATGGCATGTGGACATGACcttgggggagaggaggagaaaccaCAGACTAGACAACTGTCAGATAAATAGCAGCTGAGTCTGAGAAGGAATGGGGACATGATAAATATCTCAAGGAATCTTCCTGGTTTCTTGGACTGTAAAGATGAAGGGTGAGAGATGTATTCTGTCAATGTATCCTTACAATAAAATCAGAattaatatagtggtacctctacctacaaatgcctctacttacaaacttttatagataagaaacgggcgttcaagatttttttgcctctacttaaaaaccattttccacttacaaacccgagcctccgaaactgtaaccagaaaagacagggagaagcctctgtggggcctctctaggaatctcttggaaggaaacagggcctccacccaccctgtggtttccccaattgcacacattctttgcttttacattgattcctatgggaacaattgcttcttcttacaaacttttctacttaagaacctggtcacggaacaaattaagttcgtaagtagaggtaccattgtatttatgtatgtgttgtctgaaTTACCTCCCAAGGCTGACACAAAtctatattaaatattatataacattataaaatgcaaatgtataaaaataaaataaattataaagttGCACTTAGCTCCCCAATTGCTACAACATTATTTTATTtggtattttaattttatttatttattcattcattcattcattcattcatttatttttgtagGGCGCCCCTctatgaagactcggggcagatcacaacaaaataaacagtgtacaaatccaatttaaaaacaatttaaaacccttgtagtaaaataatcacacaatccaatcgaACCATACACAAACCTTGACAGTTGGGGGAATATGTCAATTTACATAATACAAAtagcatatttttcagagtataagatgtacctccccccccccaaagatggttgaaatgttggtgcatcttatacactgaatacagtcctttttggcctccagaagccCTCCTGCTTCCCgttttgtttttcacaaaaacagggtgcacagaaggtttgggagctctgcaaagtgctcctgggggctgggggaaggccaaaccactgtttttgcaaaaaataagcAAAACCTGGACTATTTCCCCCAAaacgggggtgtttttgccttcctccagcccccagaagcactctgcaggcctttatgaaaaatgggcccgtttttgcTAAAAACGGGACACACAGAAAACTTGGGagacctgcagagtgctcctaggggccagggaggacaaaaacttttgtTTCTTGGTACGTCTTATAGtcctaaaaatatggtaattatccAACAATTTTAAGAACTCAAATTGTCaacttttctacttttataagaTATAGAAATATGTATCTATTTGCTTTTTTGCATCATTTTGATTCTTGCTTCTAGTATATTTAATTAACtggaacaaaaaacaaaacaaaccaaaaaaacaGAATGAAAATTAAGGAGACTGAGAAAATACTGAAATCAAACATCACCAGTGTTTCTCCAGTTCCACAAGGCTAGATGTGTTTTTACCTTATTGCAGTGCTCAATTGCTGTAGTGTATTCCCGTAGCTTTAGGTAGCACATAGCAAGGTTGAGAAAGGCTGCCAACAATAAAGATTCTGAAGCTTTAGATTCCCTTTCGGATAAGCCATATTCCATTTCTAACCAGGATACAATCTTTCCATACTGAATTACTGCTTGCAAGTACTTGCCTTCCTAAGAATAAGATTAAATAAGGTTAAAGAGGAGTACAGTATTACATTGAAAagcagaaatacagtgatacctcatcttacaaacttaattggttctgggacgaggtttgtaaggtgaaaagtttgtaagacaaaacaatgtttcccataggaatcaatggaaaagcgattaatgcgtgcaagcccaaagctcatcccttttgccagccgaagcacccgtttttgcgctgctgggattcccctgaggctcccctccatggcaaacaccacctccggacctccgtgtttttgtgatgctgcaggtgaatcccagcagtgcaaaaacaggtgtttcgttggcaacggaagtccggaggtggggtttcccagcgaagggagcctcagcgaaattgcagcatcgcaaaaacacggaagtcctcgaaaccccacctccggacttccatgtttttgtgatgctgcgattttgttgaggctcccctcactgggaaaccgggggtggtgtttcccatggaggggagcctcaggggaatcccagcagcgggaaaacgggcacttcgctggcaaaagaagtccggaggtggggcatcccagtgtgggtggcttgggtttgtaagataaaaatagtttggaagaagaggcaaaaaaatcttaaaccccgggtttgtatctcgaaaagtttgtatgacgaggggtttataagacgaggtatcactgtatttcttaaaTGTTGGTTATAATTTAAACTATCAGTAATAGAACAATGAGGGGGAAAGGGGAACATTTTGATAGTTAAGAATTTTAATACCAGAAAGATGTAATTTCAAATACCCCTATTTTGGCTaccttatgacagatccacattTACTGGGTATCAACTGCTCAGAAGAAAACTATATGTCATTGAAAGGTAAAGACAAAGATAGATGTTAAGAAGGAGAGATTTTctgagcaaataaataaattacagaagCCTTATCAATAGGAGACAAGTTTTTTCATATTAGTGTTGCTAGAATGCTGACACATACCTTAAAATATACTGTTCCTTTTTCTTTGACTATGACGGCCTGCTCTAGTTTCTCTTTGGTGTCCATCTCCCAGGATTCTTTGGCCTATAACCAAGAATGTATAGATATAATCAAAAAACGGAAAGTGATGTAAAGCTGAAAATCTAAACTATACTTCATAATATAGTAAGATTTGTCAACTCTTGCTCATTTCAAATTTAGTATTACTTAATCCCAACAAAGATTTTTCTTAAAACTACTGCAAAAGCTCAGAGCAAGCAATGgaataattatatataaaaatattcacAAATTTATATTTGGCTTTTGAACTTAAAGCAGAGTGAAATTTGAAGTAGCCCAATGTTGGTATCACTGACATTTTCTTTCCAGTCCAAAATATATTCAGCTCCACTTAAATCTGTCCTGAAGACAGAGGagttaaaaaaatatgaaaggaTAACCCAGAATCATGAAAGAAGCCTATACAATCCTCCTGAGAGTAGACAGATTTCTTTCATTTAAGTTTCCTTCCTGTTAACATTTCCCATTATAGATTGGCATCAACGCTCCACCTTATGTACATCTTGTTCCTTCCCTGTACTTTACAGAGATGGTACATTCTCCATCACCCTAAAAAGGGCACAGACTGTTCAGCAATTTTGCCCTGCCCTCCTTTCAGTACTGTTTGGCaggacatgatttttttttcttcaaccagAAAAAGAAGTACAAAAGGAACAAGCCTAGGACAAGTCTTGGACCCCacccaaaacaataaaaaaacacacAAGAACACTGTGATCCTTGCTGACATATCTTTACCAACTTTTGTGACAAACGTGCCGGATGAAGCGGGAAATGGATCTTCCTAAATGTATTCACTGTAGAAAAGTTCCTGTGGGTAAACATCCAATGTGTAATAGGATGGTTTTTTATTTGAAGAAATTCCATTCTCACCTTTTCAAAGCTTTTCAATGTAACTTCATACACAAGTTCAGCATTTGGTTCTATGCCAAATACAGGCTTTCCAGCTTCACCAAACCCATATCTAAAAAATAGCATGGGAAAAAATAATAACTGAAATGACTCAGGATACAGCC
Coding sequences:
- the FKBP5 gene encoding peptidyl-prolyl cis-trans isomerase FKBP5 isoform X3: MKLKFSLLGQVIKAWDIGVATMKRGEICHLLCRPEYAYGSAGSVPKIPSNATLFFEIELLDFKGEDLFDNGGIIRRIKQKGEGYSNPNEGAAVQIQLKGFCDGRMFDCRDVAFTVGEGEDHDIPIGIDKALEKMQRGEHCILHIGTQYGFGEAGKPVFGIEPNAELVYEVTLKSFEKAKESWEMDTKEKLEQAVIVKEKGTVYFKEGKYLQAVIQYGKIVSWLEMEYGLSERESKASESLLLAAFLNLAMCYLKLREYTTAIEHCNKALALDQANEKGLYRRGEARLLMNEFELAKCDFQRVLEVNPQNKAAKSQITMCQKKTKEHNERDRKIYANMFKKFAERDAKEEASKTTEEKEEKPSSDIELKKTVIEGSESEGHV
- the FKBP5 gene encoding peptidyl-prolyl cis-trans isomerase FKBP5 isoform X1 yields the protein MTTDEATKKEGEVQAATLAEQGEDITPNKDRGVLKIVKRPGNKDESPMIGDKVYVHYKGKLANGKKFDSSRDRNEPFIFSLGKGQVIKAWDIGVATMKRGEICHLLCRPEYAYGSAGSVPKIPSNATLFFEIELLDFKGEDLFDNGGIIRRIKQKGEGYSNPNEGAAVQIQLKGFCDGRMFDCRDVAFTVGEGEDHDIPIGIDKALEKMQRGEHCILHIGTQYGFGEAGKPVFGIEPNAELVYEVTLKSFEKAKESWEMDTKEKLEQAVIVKEKGTVYFKEGKYLQAVIQYGKIVSWLEMEYGLSERESKASESLLLAAFLNLAMCYLKLREYTTAIEHCNKALALDQANEKGLYRRGEARLLMNEFELAKCDFQRVLEVNPQNKAAKSQITMCQKKTKEHNERDRKIYANMFKKFAERDAKEEASKTTEEKEEKPSSDIELKKTVIEGSESEGHV
- the FKBP5 gene encoding peptidyl-prolyl cis-trans isomerase FKBP5 isoform X2; this encodes MIGDKVYVHYKGKLANGKKFDSSRDRNEPFIFSLGKGQVIKAWDIGVATMKRGEICHLLCRPEYAYGSAGSVPKIPSNATLFFEIELLDFKGEDLFDNGGIIRRIKQKGEGYSNPNEGAAVQIQLKGFCDGRMFDCRDVAFTVGEGEDHDIPIGIDKALEKMQRGEHCILHIGTQYGFGEAGKPVFGIEPNAELVYEVTLKSFEKAKESWEMDTKEKLEQAVIVKEKGTVYFKEGKYLQAVIQYGKIVSWLEMEYGLSERESKASESLLLAAFLNLAMCYLKLREYTTAIEHCNKALALDQANEKGLYRRGEARLLMNEFELAKCDFQRVLEVNPQNKAAKSQITMCQKKTKEHNERDRKIYANMFKKFAERDAKEEASKTTEEKEEKPSSDIELKKTVIEGSESEGHV